TTGAGTTGGGAATGAGTTTGACTTGTGTTAGGATCACAAGGTCCTAGGACTAATAAACAAGAGGgagagtgggaggcagggagcagaTCATTAAGGTTAAGAGGCTGTGGGGAAGCATTCAGATTTTATTCAGATGGAAGAATAGGAAGCCATTGAGGGTTTTGAGCAAAGAGAGGGACAGTATTCGATCTGTGTTTGGAAAGATAACATGTGCAGAGACTAGACTTTCAGGGCTCAAGACTAGAAGCAGGGAGATCAGTTAGGAAGTTCCAGTGAGTTGAAGGTGGCTGGTAAGGAGGAGGCTTCAGGACACACTTGGGTGTTAAAGCCAAGGGGACACACTAGTGGGCTGGGCGTGAGGGACAGAGGGTTAGGCTGACCCTGGCCTGAGCCAGTGAGTAAATGGGAAGACTGCCAAAGACACTGGCCTGAAAGGGAAAATCAGCGGTTCTGTTCTGGGTATATTCGGTTTGGGTTATTATTAGACCATCTGATACAGGAGCCAGCACGCAGGGGACAGGTCAGCTGAGGCAGGACGGCTCGTGAGCGTCACATCTTCTTAATTGCTCCTTTCTCCCACTGctgcttttgttgtcatttttcttctttccatcttttacTTGGAGAGGGGCAGTTTTTGAGAGCTGTCAAGGCCATGTAAGACCAAATACTGAGTGACATAGAGCTACCCTCAACCTGAAAGGGACTTCTGTGCTCTCTGTAGATCGGACTTCAAATGCACGTGCAACTCAGAGGGAAACCTGCTTATTGGAAACCATTTAAGATGACTTACAGGGAGAGGCCCAAGATAGTAACAAGCACTCATGTAACACGTGCTTTTCCTCAGGTACTGTTCTGGGTCCTTTGTGTCTTAGCTCTTTTAGTCCTCATAATAATTCTTAAAGAGAGCTCTGTTCACAAATAATAAATCCAAGGCATAGCAGTTTGCCCAAAATCACTGGCTAGTAAGAggtagagccaagatttgaacccaggcaatctGGGTGAAGATTCTGTACAGAAATTAGAATAAAAGGCACCTAAAACTAACCTGCTGTTTCCCTAAGTAAGGCAGGAATGGAAAGAATCTCTTCAGGAAAATTGACGCTTGTGAAAAGAAGCTCCATAGACCTCCCGAAAACTCCCTAACCTGCAAGCCTCTGTGAAGGAGACAGAGAGGTGTCTGGGACCACAGGGTTCACTTAGTTttaacattttccaaatattaGACATTAATTTACACATTAGGCTTTCTCTTATTATGAATGGCAGCTCAAAGAATTTTAAGAATCAttaactctgggagttcccatcttggctcagtggttaacaaatccgactaggaaccgtgaggtttcggttcgatccctgcccttgctcagtgggttaaggatccggtgttgccatgagctgtggtgtagatcgcaggtgtggctcagatccagcgttgctgtggctctggcataggtcggcggctacagctccgattagacccctagcctgggaacctccatatgccaggagtggccctagaaaaggtaaaaaaatgaaaaaattaaaattaaaaaaaaaaagaatcattaactttttttttttttttgagcggcatgtggaggttcccaggctaggggttgaataggagctgtagccgccggacaatgccagagccacagcaactcgggatccgagccacgtctgcgacctacaccacagctcatggcaacgccggatcgttaacccactgagcaagggcagggatcgaaccgaaacctcatggttcctagtcagattcgttaaccacttcgccacgacgggaactgcaagaatcattaactcttttaaaaagtatcaccCACAGTCATCCATATTATAAAAGCAatgttttaataacttttttctaGTAAAAATATCAcaggttcatttatttatttatttttattatttatttatttatatatttatctttgtctttttgccttttcttgggcctctcccgtggcatatggaggttcccaggctaggggtccaattagagctgtagccactggcctacgccagagccacagcaacgcaggatccaagctgcgtctgctacccacaccacagctcacggcaatgccagatccttaacccactgagaaagggcagggatcgaacccgcaacctcatggttcccagtcagatttgttaaccaccacgccataacgggaactcccacaggttcatttaaagtttagaaaagggagttcccgtcgtggcgcagtggttaacaaatccgactaggaaccataaggttgcgggttcgatccctgcccctgctcagtgggttaacgatccggcgttgccgtgagctgtggtgtaggttgcagatgcggctcggatcccgcgttgctgaggctctggtgtaggccagtggctacagctccgattcgacccttagcctgggaatctccatgtgcctcgggagcagcccaaagaaatagcaaaaaaataataataataataaagtttagaaaagaataaaaaagaaaaccgaGATCTCCTGTCATCCCATCAGAGGTAACCTTcagtctttctttaatttttattttattctggagTATCGCTGATTTACAGTTATgtcagtttcagatgtacagcagagtgattcagttatacatatatccattctttttcagattcttttcccataaccTGTCTTATTACAGagtattaagtagagttccctgtgctatacagtaagtccttgtggattatctcttttatatatagcagtgtgtacaCCTTGAGTCTTTTTCATGTAACAAGATACTTTTTTCTAAGATAACtgtaatttttacatattctttttttcacctaacagcatactgtttatttttatcactgCATATTCTCTGAAAACAAgatttttataacttattttattacttttattgtaaaaataatactgtctttggagaacatgaaaaaatatagataagcacagttccctctgtggtgcaatgggttaaggatctggcattgccaaagctatatgccacaggtgtggcaaaaaaaaaaaaaaatacagataagcaTTGAAGAACATAAAAATTACCCCTTGCCTAATCCTTCACAAGCCCATGAAAATATAGTTTACCTTCACActgtatatctttccattgttttttgtttgtttttgataaatGCCTTTCTACAAGAAGAATTAGAGTGTACAGACTTCAGATATGCTTTATAACTGCTGGGTAGTGTCCCTTGGTTGGCGATAGTATAGTCATTTCTTGCTATTAAACGTTTAGGTGTTCGCTTTTCATTTGACAAATGATGCTGTGATGAGTACCCTGGTCAACACAGCTCCGTGTCATTTCTCATTGGTTCCTTGGGATAGATTCTTACAAGTGGAATTCTGATGTCAACATTTTAAAGACTCTTGATCTGTACAGCCAGGTTGCTCTGCAGAAGCTCGTCCCTGGTGATGTAGCCATGTCAGTGTGTGAGATATCCCAAATGCTGCACCCTTACCAGCACTCTTGAATTTTTTGAAATCTTGCTGATTTGATAGGTGAAAACATTCATCCTGCTGGCATCAGTCTTCAgctttttaaagtgaattatttCAAACCCAGTGAGCAGGTTGCCTAAAACCACACCAAGAATTGCGAGACTAAGAAAGCAGCTTGAAACAACCCAGTACTTAGCAAAAGTGCAGGAGAGAAGTGTCAGAAATAAGAAAGGCAAGTGCACCTGAGGCAGAGGTGCAGGCTCCACCTCATCCCTTTGCTGTTTAGGAAAGGGAGCAGAGGATGCTTATCTCTGAAAAGCTGTCTGGTCATTTCAGGTTAGAATGGAAGCGCTCTGGGTGAAGGGGTGACACCTCGAACCTTAGAGCTCAGCCAGACTCCCTCAGCCATTTGTATTTCagtgccttttcttcctttttcttttaaaaaggaattctttAAATTGCTTTTCGAAATTTTTTTCAGACTGGAAGATTGTATCTGAATCACCACCTGAGCAAGACATTTCTGAAGACTCATTCCAAGACCCAAGTGTAGACTCTGGGGAGTCAGATCACAGGAGCAGTGAACTGGGGAAGGGCTTCAGTCTGCGACCAGTGCTTTCGCCACAGCAGAGAGTTCCTACAGAAGTGAGACCCCGTAAATGtgaaacacacacagagagcTTCAGGAAGAATTCAGATATAATTACATCTCACAGAGCAAAGCCGTACACGTGTAatgaatgtggcaaagccttcaGTTACTGTTCTTCCCTTTCTCAGCATCAGAAAAGccacactggggagaagccaTACGAGTGCAATGAATGCGGGAAGGCCTTCAGCCAGAGCTCATCTCTTATTCAGCATCAGAGgattcacacaggagagaaaccttatAAATGCAGCGAATGTGGAAGAGCCTTCAGCCAGAATGCAAACCTCACAAAACACCAGCGAACTCACACCGGAGAAAAGCCCTACAAATGTAGTGAGTGTGAGAAAGCCTTCAGTGACTGTTCAGCCCTTGTTcagcatcagagaattcacactggagagaagccttatGAATGCAGTGACTGTGGGAAGGCCTTCCGTCACAGTGCAAACCTTACAAACCACCAGAGGACTCACACAGGGGAGAAACCCTACAAGTGCAGCGAGtgcgggaaggctttcagctacTGTGCAGCATTTATTCAGCACCAGAGAATCCATACAGGGGAGAAACCCTACAAATGCAGCGcatgtgggaaggccttcagccAGAGCGCAAACCTCACAAACCATCAGAGgactcacactggagagaaaccctacaaGTGCAGCGAGTGTGGGAAGGCCTTTAGCCAAAGTACAAACCTTATAATCCACCAAAAGacccacactggggagaagccttataaatgtaatgaatgtgggaaattcTTCAGTGAGAGTTCAGCCCTTATTCGACATCATATAATTCACACAGGAGAAAAACCCTATGAGTGCAATGAGTGTGGAAAGGCATTTAACCAGAGCTCATCCCTTAGTcagcatcagagaattcacactggtgtgaaaccttatgaatgtagtgagtgtgggaaggccttcaggtGTAGCTCAGCTTTCATTAGACATCAGAGGCTCCATGCTGGAGAGTAACTGGGAACATAATCGGGACCTGACAAGTAATTTGAAAGAATCTGGGGACATCTGACTTTTAAGACTTAGCATGGAGCCACATGCAAAAAGCACCTTTAATAAAGTCACTGTTTTACATGTTGCATGTGGAAAGTCTCAGGTGCTCTCTCTCAGTTTAGCCAGAGACACCCCAAGTCCAATTACACCATTTTAGAGCCCTACCTTTAATTCAGCGGTTTACTTTTAAGTGCTTTGTTTAACAAGCATTCCAGAAACCTTGGTTTATGAGACTTGGCTCCTACCTACTTAAAAGGCCTGGTATTTTGGCAATGTCTTGTCATAGTAATCTCTGCTTAAAAGACTGTTGCAAAAGGACATTGGCCAGAAAGGAGTATTCCCCATAATGGGGCCACTAAGGGAAGTAAATTCAAATGGGGAAAGGGGTTCTAGGGTAAATTGTTACTAGAATGGGGAAGGGATGTTCACTTCCTAA
The nucleotide sequence above comes from Phacochoerus africanus isolate WHEZ1 chromosome 2, ROS_Pafr_v1, whole genome shotgun sequence. Encoded proteins:
- the ZNF79 gene encoding zinc finger protein 79 isoform X1; protein product: MLEEGEPPSPDPMLPQEEGTEEEGMAAGLLTAGPQGSTPFSSVTVAFTQEGWRQLVPAPRDRFKEGIPEKSRNLVLLGLPVSEPGVNAQLEQRESSWMLEREGLRAACPDWKIVSESPPEQDISEDSFQDPSVDSGESDHRSSELGKGFSLRPVLSPQQRVPTEVRPRKCETHTESFRKNSDIITSHRAKPYTCNECGKAFSYCSSLSQHQKSHTGEKPYECNECGKAFSQSSSLIQHQRIHTGEKPYKCSECGRAFSQNANLTKHQRTHTGEKPYKCSECEKAFSDCSALVQHQRIHTGEKPYECSDCGKAFRHSANLTNHQRTHTGEKPYKCSECGKAFSYCAAFIQHQRIHTGEKPYKCSACGKAFSQSANLTNHQRTHTGEKPYKCSECGKAFSQSTNLIIHQKTHTGEKPYKCNECGKFFSESSALIRHHIIHTGEKPYECNECGKAFNQSSSLSQHQRIHTGVKPYECSECGKAFRCSSAFIRHQRLHAGE
- the ZNF79 gene encoding zinc finger protein 79 isoform X2, with the translated sequence MLPQEEGTEEEGMAAGLLTAGPQGSTPFSSVTVAFTQEGWRQLVPAPRDRFKEGIPEKSRNLVLLGLPVSEPGVNAQLEQRESSWMLEREGLRAACPDWKIVSESPPEQDISEDSFQDPSVDSGESDHRSSELGKGFSLRPVLSPQQRVPTEVRPRKCETHTESFRKNSDIITSHRAKPYTCNECGKAFSYCSSLSQHQKSHTGEKPYECNECGKAFSQSSSLIQHQRIHTGEKPYKCSECGRAFSQNANLTKHQRTHTGEKPYKCSECEKAFSDCSALVQHQRIHTGEKPYECSDCGKAFRHSANLTNHQRTHTGEKPYKCSECGKAFSYCAAFIQHQRIHTGEKPYKCSACGKAFSQSANLTNHQRTHTGEKPYKCSECGKAFSQSTNLIIHQKTHTGEKPYKCNECGKFFSESSALIRHHIIHTGEKPYECNECGKAFNQSSSLSQHQRIHTGVKPYECSECGKAFRCSSAFIRHQRLHAGE